One part of the Lotus japonicus ecotype B-129 chromosome 2, LjGifu_v1.2 genome encodes these proteins:
- the LOC130741394 gene encoding uncharacterized protein LOC130741394 isoform X1, with the protein MVSMLARKCASLHSQHSLLRTLNLCFKSLSTTIPDNKDDEAAVSSPSVPPSECSSSLHISPFFSQFNHPTSGFDIELVDRDAWGISSGVAQAWRAASEASSADKQATSEDQRQNEVEGELDFEELDNMRIRGNLFFKLERSSKEFEEYNLEFHQKKSNKKKNNQNEENKAKTENKAKATSNVTPKDQKVPKVRELTRSNSVIEPRMDETKDVSPLNKRQRNPTFNQLTGPYHEPFCLDIFISNASVRACIIHRVTSQVVAVAHSISKDIKFDLANSTKSKTTCAAVGAILAQRALADDIHDVIYTPRKGNRVEGKLQIVLHSIMNNGINVKVKIKQRQKKSFRHI; encoded by the exons ATGGTGTCCATGCTTGCAAGGAAATGCGCTTCCTTACACAGCCAACACTCGCTCTTGAGGACACTCAATCTCTGCTTCAAGTCCCTTTCCACCACCATTCCTGATAATAAGGACGATGAGGCTGCCGTGAGCTCTCCCTCTGTGCCACCTTCTGAATGTTCTAGTAGCCTTCATATTTCCCCATTTTTCTCCCAATTCAATCATCCCACTAGTGGATTTGATATCGAACTTGTGGATCGTGATGCTTGGGGGATCTCATCTGGGGTGGCACAAGCCTGGCGCGCTGCTTCAGAAGCTAGTTCTGCTGATAAGCAAGCGACCAGTGAAGACCAGCGACAGAATGAG GTTGAGGGTGAACTTGATTTTGAAGAGTTAGACAACATGAGAATTCGTGGCAATCTGTTCTTTAAGCTTGAGCGCAGTTCCAAGGAGTTTGAAGAGTATAATTTAGAGTTTCATCAGAAGAAATCtaacaagaaaaaaaacaacCAAAATGAAGAAAACAAGGCTAAAACAGAAAACAAGGCAAAAGCAACTTCAAATGTGACCCCCAAGGATCAGAAGGTTCCCAAAGTTCGTGAACTCACAAGAAGTAATAGTGTTATTGAACCTCGGATGGATGAAACCAAGGATGTGTCTCCATTGAACAAGAGACAGAGGAATCCCACTTTTAACCAGCTTACAGGTCCTTATCATGAACCATTTTGCTTGGACATTTTCATATCAAATGCCTCTGTTCGTGCTTGCATTATTCACAGGGTAACTAGCCAGGTTGTTGCAGTGGCACATTCCATTTCCAAGGATATCAAGTTTGACCTGGCTAATTCAACCAAGAGTAAAACCACTTGTGCTGCCGTGGGGGCAATTCTGGCTCAGAGAGCTTTGGCTGATGATATTCATGATGTGATTTACACTCCAAGGAAAGGGAATAGGGTGGAAGGGAAGCTTCAGATTGTTCTTCATTCTATCATGAACAATGGCATTAATGTCAAGGTAAAGATTAAACAAAGACAGAAGAAGTCCTTCAGGCACATTTGA
- the LOC130741394 gene encoding uncharacterized protein LOC130741394 isoform X2 — protein MVSMLARKCASLHSQHSLLRTLNLCFKSLSTTIPDNKDDEAAVSSPSVPPSECSSSLHISPFFSQFNHPTSGFDIELVDRDAWGISSGVAQAWRAASEASSADKQATSEDQRQNEVEGELDFEELDNMRIRGNLFFKLERSSKEFEEYNLEFHQKKSNKKKNNQNEENKAKTENKAKATSNVTPKDQKVPKVRELTRSNSVIEPRMDETKDVSPLNKRQRNPTFNQLTVAHSISKDIKFDLANSTKSKTTCAAVGAILAQRALADDIHDVIYTPRKGNRVEGKLQIVLHSIMNNGINVKVKIKQRQKKSFRHI, from the exons ATGGTGTCCATGCTTGCAAGGAAATGCGCTTCCTTACACAGCCAACACTCGCTCTTGAGGACACTCAATCTCTGCTTCAAGTCCCTTTCCACCACCATTCCTGATAATAAGGACGATGAGGCTGCCGTGAGCTCTCCCTCTGTGCCACCTTCTGAATGTTCTAGTAGCCTTCATATTTCCCCATTTTTCTCCCAATTCAATCATCCCACTAGTGGATTTGATATCGAACTTGTGGATCGTGATGCTTGGGGGATCTCATCTGGGGTGGCACAAGCCTGGCGCGCTGCTTCAGAAGCTAGTTCTGCTGATAAGCAAGCGACCAGTGAAGACCAGCGACAGAATGAG GTTGAGGGTGAACTTGATTTTGAAGAGTTAGACAACATGAGAATTCGTGGCAATCTGTTCTTTAAGCTTGAGCGCAGTTCCAAGGAGTTTGAAGAGTATAATTTAGAGTTTCATCAGAAGAAATCtaacaagaaaaaaaacaacCAAAATGAAGAAAACAAGGCTAAAACAGAAAACAAGGCAAAAGCAACTTCAAATGTGACCCCCAAGGATCAGAAGGTTCCCAAAGTTCGTGAACTCACAAGAAGTAATAGTGTTATTGAACCTCGGATGGATGAAACCAAGGATGTGTCTCCATTGAACAAGAGACAGAGGAATCCCACTTTTAACCAGCTTACAG TGGCACATTCCATTTCCAAGGATATCAAGTTTGACCTGGCTAATTCAACCAAGAGTAAAACCACTTGTGCTGCCGTGGGGGCAATTCTGGCTCAGAGAGCTTTGGCTGATGATATTCATGATGTGATTTACACTCCAAGGAAAGGGAATAGGGTGGAAGGGAAGCTTCAGATTGTTCTTCATTCTATCATGAACAATGGCATTAATGTCAAGGTAAAGATTAAACAAAGACAGAAGAAGTCCTTCAGGCACATTTGA
- the LOC130741397 gene encoding ferredoxin C 1, chloroplastic, translating to MATLQFTSFSLFRPKKHPTTTTLSSTFQLNTLPRLASHKSPSLTVRSYKVVIEHEGQTTQLEVEPDETILSKALDSGLSVPYDCNLGVCMTCPARLLSGSVDQSDGMLSDDVVERGYALMCASYPRSDCHVRIIPEDELLSLQLATAND from the coding sequence ATGGCAACACTTCAGTTCACATCCTTCTCTCTTTTCAGACCGAAGAagcaccccaccaccaccaccctctccTCCACTTTTCAGCTCAACACTCTGCCACGCCTAGCTTCACACAAATCACCATCACTAACCGTGAGGTCCTACAAAGTGGTGATCGAGCACGAGGGTCAAACTACCCAGCTCGAAGTTGAACCTGACGAGACCATTCTTTCCAAGGCATTGGACTCTGGCCTGTCTGTGCCTTATGACTGCAATCTCGGTGTCTGCATGACTTGCCCTGCTCGTCTTCTCAGTGGATCTGTTGACCAGAGCGATGGAATGCTCAGTGATGATGTTGTGGAGCGTGGCTATGCACTCATGTGTGCTTCCTACCCTCGTTCTGATTGTCATGTTAGGATTATTCCAGAGGATGAGTTACTCTCCTTGCAGTTAGCCACTGCCAATGACTGA